A window of Sphingobium herbicidovorans contains these coding sequences:
- a CDS encoding endo-1,4-beta-xylanase: protein MKRRDFLASAVALAACSPVPPGVARNISRYGLAQHARRSGRHFGAAVKSRLLREDAAFRAAVARECDMVVQEYELKRGTTEPKPGKYDFSGADQIVDFAQEHGMLARGHALVWYAANPPWLEPALDAANEKTRQQLMTSYIDVAMRRYAGRIGEWDVVNEAVEPNEGRADGMRMGSMWMKALGEHYIDIAFHKARDTDEKATLFLTDFGLEHDSPRCERRRTALLKLLDRLMGRGVPIDAVGIQGHLKPYKERFNERQLADFLRMLSGYGLKLSITEFDVADRGGPPSPDKRDREVASVAKAFLDVALDNPAMGSILCWGLSDRYSWLSNFPEYKWPGGQLSRGLPLDAKMDRKPLWDAIAAAFDSAPAMRSASA from the coding sequence ATGAAGCGGCGGGATTTTCTTGCAAGCGCTGTGGCGCTGGCTGCCTGCTCGCCCGTGCCCCCTGGCGTTGCGCGGAATATTTCACGCTATGGCCTTGCACAACATGCACGCAGGTCTGGCCGCCATTTCGGCGCGGCGGTAAAATCCCGGCTGCTGCGAGAGGATGCGGCCTTTCGCGCGGCGGTCGCGCGGGAATGCGATATGGTCGTGCAGGAATATGAACTGAAGAGGGGCACAACCGAGCCCAAGCCGGGGAAATATGATTTCAGCGGCGCGGATCAGATAGTCGATTTCGCTCAGGAACATGGCATGCTCGCACGCGGCCATGCTTTGGTGTGGTATGCCGCCAACCCTCCTTGGCTCGAACCCGCACTGGACGCCGCCAACGAGAAAACACGGCAACAGTTGATGACCAGCTACATCGATGTAGCAATGCGCCGCTATGCCGGGCGGATTGGCGAGTGGGATGTGGTCAATGAGGCGGTGGAACCCAATGAGGGTCGGGCCGACGGCATGCGCATGGGCAGCATGTGGATGAAGGCGCTGGGCGAGCATTATATCGACATCGCATTTCACAAAGCACGGGATACAGATGAAAAAGCGACGCTGTTCCTGACCGACTTCGGTCTCGAACATGACTCCCCCCGCTGCGAACGACGGCGAACGGCGCTGCTGAAGCTACTCGACAGGTTGATGGGACGAGGCGTGCCGATCGATGCGGTTGGCATACAGGGTCATCTGAAACCCTATAAAGAGCGATTCAACGAACGACAGCTTGCTGACTTCCTAAGGATGTTGAGCGGCTATGGCCTGAAGCTTTCAATCACCGAGTTCGATGTTGCAGACCGCGGCGGTCCACCCAGCCCGGACAAGCGCGACCGCGAAGTCGCGTCTGTGGCAAAGGCCTTTCTGGACGTTGCACTCGACAATCCGGCGATGGGGTCCATTCTCTGTTGGGGCCTGTCGGACCGCTATTCGTGGCTTTCAAACTTCCCTGAATATAAGTGGCCGGGCGGTCAGTTGTCGCGTGGACTCCCGCTGGACGCGAAAATGGATCGCAAGCCTCTTTGGGACGCGATCGCCGCCGCATTCGATTCAGCGCCTGCTATGAGGAGCGCCAGCGCATGA
- a CDS encoding glycosyltransferase family 2 protein has product MSAWQPPSRLQAAVAQPIFSIIIPTYQRREAVMAAVLSALEQSIAVIEVIVVIDGSTDGTEIALGAIKDPRLIIIVQQNRGASAARNAGVDHARGLYVAFLDCDDRFLPHHLADLLPLLEKGEDIVAYAQVLADRGGGRRFLKPPRAIASNERVDRYLMCDRGFIQTSSVALRRSLAEKVRYREDVKFGDDTDFALRLSLAGARFVMADRPGTIWADRKAEDRLSQVRGNIGSLAWLADLRPHISARAFSGYMGWHAAKSIWPTSRSRAMRYYLAALLHGAYGPRLAAAVLMQIVLPDTTYRRICDKWIDFIRLFVGRMQRL; this is encoded by the coding sequence ATGAGCGCCTGGCAACCTCCATCCCGGCTGCAGGCGGCTGTAGCGCAGCCCATCTTTTCCATCATAATCCCCACTTATCAGCGACGCGAAGCCGTGATGGCAGCCGTTCTTTCCGCGTTGGAACAAAGCATCGCGGTCATAGAGGTAATCGTCGTCATCGACGGTTCGACCGACGGCACAGAAATCGCCTTGGGTGCGATCAAGGATCCGCGCCTTATCATTATCGTGCAGCAAAATCGGGGCGCTTCAGCCGCTCGCAACGCGGGAGTCGATCACGCACGCGGACTTTACGTCGCCTTTCTCGATTGCGACGATCGTTTCCTTCCACATCATCTCGCCGACCTCTTACCCTTGCTGGAGAAAGGCGAGGATATTGTCGCCTATGCACAGGTGCTGGCAGATCGCGGCGGCGGGCGCCGTTTCCTCAAACCGCCCCGAGCGATCGCGAGTAACGAGCGGGTAGACCGCTACCTGATGTGCGACCGCGGATTCATCCAGACCAGCAGCGTGGCGCTTCGCCGTTCGCTCGCCGAAAAGGTGCGCTACCGAGAGGATGTGAAGTTCGGCGACGATACCGATTTTGCTCTACGCCTTTCGCTGGCAGGCGCCCGGTTCGTAATGGCAGACAGACCGGGCACGATCTGGGCGGACAGAAAGGCAGAGGACCGGCTATCGCAGGTACGCGGCAATATCGGCAGTCTGGCGTGGCTGGCCGACCTGCGTCCCCATATCTCAGCCCGCGCATTCTCCGGCTATATGGGCTGGCATGCAGCAAAGAGTATCTGGCCGACCAGCCGCAGCCGGGCGATGCGCTATTATCTCGCAGCATTGCTGCACGGTGCTTATGGGCCGAGGCTGGCGGCAGCGGTACTGATGCAGATCGTCCTTCCCGACACTACCTATCGTCGCATCTGCGACAAATGGATCGACTTCATACGGCTCTTCGTCGGAAGGATGCAGCGGCTATGA
- a CDS encoding acyltransferase family protein yields the protein MRVASLTGLRGVAAVSVLLYHIPHQPAFADFAIPLFSRAYLAVDLFFILSGFVISYGYHDRVVRHLGTASYIDFLVNRIARVWPLHLIVTLVFGLRILLNVSGNQSIELTLANILSNLFMVQSWGWGTQPIAGNSWSVSTEVAAYLIYPLIAIMAFSRWAWAQAALCVTLLSLVASSGLGSSGPLDVNENDSVLTLLRCLAGFSLGVPTFRIADKPWCRALIDRRGGFAIICGLIVLTLLLPKADVLVVCLMPLLVLSCYYDGTAARTVMANPVSFHLGLISYSIYLWHPLVRDVAARAMSIAQRHGISGIDWLFVVGMIGATWLVCWVSYLLIEIRGHQLIKWLQRGRPERPRPIEAAAP from the coding sequence ATGAGGGTTGCTTCGCTGACCGGGTTGCGCGGAGTTGCCGCCGTTTCGGTGCTTTTGTACCATATCCCGCACCAGCCGGCCTTTGCCGACTTCGCCATCCCCCTGTTCTCACGAGCCTATTTGGCCGTGGATCTATTCTTCATCCTCAGCGGCTTCGTGATATCCTACGGCTATCACGACCGGGTGGTGAGACATCTGGGAACAGCGAGTTATATCGATTTTCTCGTCAATCGGATCGCGCGCGTCTGGCCGTTGCACTTAATCGTGACGCTTGTGTTCGGCCTGCGCATTCTACTCAATGTGTCGGGCAACCAATCCATTGAGCTGACGCTCGCCAATATCCTCAGCAACCTCTTCATGGTGCAGAGTTGGGGTTGGGGCACCCAGCCCATAGCTGGCAACAGTTGGTCGGTCAGCACGGAAGTCGCGGCCTATCTCATCTATCCGCTGATCGCCATCATGGCCTTTTCGCGCTGGGCCTGGGCGCAGGCGGCGCTGTGCGTCACTTTACTATCGCTCGTGGCATCTTCCGGTCTGGGATCCAGCGGGCCGTTAGACGTGAATGAGAATGACAGCGTTCTGACGCTGCTGCGCTGCCTCGCCGGCTTTTCCCTTGGTGTGCCCACCTTCCGCATTGCCGACAAGCCCTGGTGCAGGGCCCTGATCGACCGGCGCGGCGGCTTCGCGATCATCTGCGGCCTGATCGTGCTGACCCTGCTGCTGCCCAAGGCTGACGTACTGGTCGTGTGCCTCATGCCATTGCTGGTATTGAGCTGTTATTATGATGGCACTGCGGCCCGGACAGTAATGGCCAACCCAGTGAGCTTCCATCTTGGGCTGATCAGCTATTCCATCTACCTGTGGCACCCGCTGGTGAGAGACGTTGCAGCGCGGGCGATGAGCATCGCGCAGCGGCACGGCATCTCCGGGATTGACTGGCTATTCGTCGTCGGGATGATCGGTGCGACATGGCTGGTCTGCTGGGTGAGTTACCTGCTGATCGAAATTCGCGGGCACCAGTTGATCAAATGGCTGCAACGCGGCAGGCCAGAGCGGCCCCGCCCAATTGAGGCGGCGGCGCCATGA